A segment of the Leptospira perdikensis genome:
GAGTGGCCCAGGTCGCGAGAACTCTGAAGTGGGAAAAATCAGTGAACCGGAATCTACCATTTGTTTGGAGGAAGATTCAGGAACAGAAACCATTGCCGGAAGTTCTGGACACTGGAAACGATGTTATTTCCCAACTTTACAAAAGTCTGCCTGGATCTTTTCCGGTTTTTTAACTGAGACACCACCAAATTCCAACCTCATTGCTGAATTTGAAAAACGTTTTAAGTCTGTGGACAATGAAATTCGAATCGATTTTGAAGGTTGGAATGGGAACCAAATCCCAACCACTTTCTTTGGAACCTACATTCCCAGAGACTCGATTCGTGTCTCTGGGGAAACGGGATTTCCCATTTATGGATTGGCCAAAAATTCGAAAGTCATCCAAAGGATTTGTAAAAAACTTTCCGGTGACAAAAACTATTTTGAGTTTTCCTTCCAACCCACAGACTCCGACCTTCCGATTTCCTTTTTAGAACTCCATTTAAACTACGACAATCAGGAACACCTAGCCTATTCCATTTCCCTCGACAAAGAATCCATTTGGGTAAATAAAAATCGATATGTCCTCGACGGAGAAAAAAGGAGAGAAAACCTGTCCTTACACATTGGATCCCGCGAAGGGGACAAATGGAACGCAAGCCTTTGGAGGCGAAATACAGGACTCATTCAGTCCATTCGTTCCTTATCCTTGGATGAATCAACCCTCCAATCAGGAAGGTATTCCTGGGAAATCTGTCTTCCTTTGGCAAAAGAACCAAATCGGGAACAAGTGTTACTCTTTGAAATTAGAACGGGAATCCATTAGAGGGACACCATGGCAACATACGATTACCACTGTAATACATGCGACAAAGACTTCGAACATGTTCAGTCTATGAAAGATGATGCACTCACCCAGTGCCTCTGTGGAAAAAACGGATCAGTCGAACGCAGGATTTCTGCGAGTGCAGGGATCATTTTTAAAGGATCTGGATTTTACGTAACGGATTATAAAAAAACCGGATCCACACCTACATCTGGCAGTTCTGATTCAGGAACTACTTAAGGTCTCCATTGGCACCGAAAGGCCGATTAGCCATTATCGCTGGTGGTGGGGAACTTCCCCACATTGGAATGAAAGAAGCACTTCTTGCAGGTGAGGATGCATTGTTTCTTGGACTTATCGAGTCTGACTTTACTCCGAGAGAGCACAGTGCACGGACGATTCCCGTTCATATCACACAAGTTGGTAAAATCCTAAAACTCATCCAAAAAGAAAAAATCACTCGGATTCTGATGCTTGGGAAAGTTAGAAAAGACCTACTCTTTCAAAAACTCAAATTTGATCTCAAAGCTCTCGCAATCCTTGCACGCACCATCAACCGTAATGACTATCCTATTTTCCTTGCGATCGCTGATGAATTCGAAGCCATGGGTGTTAAAGTCATTTCCCAAAAGATCTATTTACAATCTTTACTCCTTCCCGAAGGACGTTACACTCCTAAAAAATTTAACTCCCAGGAACTTAAAGATATCGACTTCGGGATGTTCTACGCAGAAAAGATGGCCGATTTAGACATTGGGCAAATGGTTGTGGTCTGTGATGAATCCGTCATTGCGGTAGAAGCTGTGGAAGGAACGGATGAAACCATCAAACGTGGCGGTTTGTATACCAAAAAGAAGGGAGATGCGGTTGTTTGTAAAA
Coding sequences within it:
- a CDS encoding LpxI family protein, yielding MAPKGRLAIIAGGGELPHIGMKEALLAGEDALFLGLIESDFTPREHSARTIPVHITQVGKILKLIQKEKITRILMLGKVRKDLLFQKLKFDLKALAILARTINRNDYPIFLAIADEFEAMGVKVISQKIYLQSLLLPEGRYTPKKFNSQELKDIDFGMFYAEKMADLDIGQMVVVCDESVIAVEAVEGTDETIKRGGLYTKKKGDAVVCKSPKAKQDNRFDLPTIGIHTFQMILESGCKTLCIREGETLVVDPKAAIEFATKHKLNFCVLGKGGSKVLNGNQKKIPST
- a CDS encoding FmdB family zinc ribbon protein encodes the protein MATYDYHCNTCDKDFEHVQSMKDDALTQCLCGKNGSVERRISASAGIIFKGSGFYVTDYKKTGSTPTSGSSDSGTT